In the Campylobacter showae genome, one interval contains:
- a CDS encoding DUF438 domain-containing protein, with amino-acid sequence MIKFNNAAVALATAILRDYLSGTANFFASRKAAKSELTKLTPTDFENVRANLLNLGFKSEFIDENAAELSEILRGILTAERPKLPKDHPIATYISENDAARELIAKAKELLKKKFIKNEWLEIYDKLGGFNRTHFARKQHQLYSMLENKGFDRPSRFMWSFDNKVRDGIAAARELLEEGKADEFIAAQHEIYENLLDLLAREEAALYPTSLEMISEEEFRAMRRGDDEIGYFLVEKPSEFYPLNLDSGGGSKSNLKDVNLQSESNLSAGNLQNGDLNEAVLNPNFLKELSNLMSKYGLNPNASSDNNAVFDVATGKLTLEQINLIYKHMPVDLSFVDENEIVKFYTDTKHRVFPRSAGVIGRDVKNCHPRESVASVLEIIDAFRKGERDEIDFWLELHGKFIYIYYVAVRDENGVFKGVLEMMQDVTRIRSLEGRRTLVTWDDLKKKYGE; translated from the coding sequence ATGATCAAATTTAACAATGCCGCCGTTGCCTTGGCGACAGCGATTTTAAGGGATTATCTTAGCGGAACGGCAAATTTTTTCGCCTCTAGAAAAGCTGCAAAATCGGAGCTAACGAAACTCACGCCGACAGATTTTGAAAACGTGCGCGCAAATTTGCTAAATTTAGGCTTTAAGAGCGAGTTTATCGACGAAAACGCCGCCGAGCTATCAGAAATCCTGCGCGGTATCCTAACCGCCGAGCGCCCCAAGCTACCAAAAGACCACCCTATCGCCACCTACATCAGCGAAAACGATGCCGCGCGCGAACTAATAGCAAAGGCAAAAGAGCTGCTAAAAAAGAAATTTATCAAAAACGAATGGCTTGAAATTTACGACAAACTTGGCGGCTTTAACAGGACGCACTTTGCCAGAAAACAGCACCAGCTCTACTCGATGCTCGAAAATAAGGGATTTGACCGCCCGTCGCGCTTTATGTGGAGCTTTGATAACAAGGTTCGCGACGGTATCGCCGCAGCGCGCGAGCTGCTAGAGGAAGGCAAGGCGGATGAGTTTATCGCGGCTCAGCACGAGATCTACGAAAATTTACTCGACCTGCTTGCACGCGAGGAGGCGGCACTCTATCCGACGTCGCTGGAGATGATCAGCGAGGAGGAGTTTCGCGCGATGAGACGCGGCGATGACGAGATCGGGTATTTTCTCGTCGAAAAACCGAGCGAATTTTATCCGTTAAATTTAGACTCCGGCGGCGGCTCGAAGTCAAATTTAAAGGATGTAAATTTGCAAAGCGAGTCAAATTTAAGCGCGGGAAATTTACAAAACGGCGATCTAAACGAAGCGGTTTTAAATCCGAATTTCCTAAAAGAGCTGTCAAATTTGATGAGCAAATACGGACTAAATCCAAACGCAAGCAGCGATAACAACGCAGTTTTTGACGTCGCTACGGGCAAGCTCACGCTAGAGCAGATCAACCTCATTTATAAGCACATGCCAGTTGACCTCTCCTTCGTCGATGAAAACGAGATCGTGAAATTTTACACCGACACCAAGCACCGCGTATTTCCGCGAAGCGCAGGCGTCATCGGGCGCGACGTGAAAAACTGCCACCCGCGCGAGAGCGTAGCCAGCGTGCTGGAGATCATCGACGCTTTTCGCAAGGGCGAGCGTGACGAGATCGACTTTTGGCTGGAGCTTCACGGCAAATTTATCTACATCTACTACGTGGCCGTGCGCGATGAAAACGGCGTATTTAAGGGGGTGCTAGAGATGATGCAAGACGTCACGCGCATCCGTAGCCTAGAGGGCAGACGCACGCTGGTTACGTGGGACGATCTAAAGAAAAAGTACGGGGAGTGA
- the miaB gene encoding tRNA (N6-isopentenyl adenosine(37)-C2)-methylthiotransferase MiaB: MSAAQKKLFIQTLGCAMNVRDSEHIIAELKQKEDYELTQDISEADLILINTCSVREKPVHKLFSEVGGFEKVKKSGAKIGVCGCTASHLGSEIFKRAPYVDFVLGARNVSKISAAVKTPKFISTDINHDESEYAFGEFRGSPYKSHINISIGCDKKCTYCIVPHTRGDEISIPANLILREVKKAAEGGAKEIFLLGQNVNNYGKRFSGAHEKIDFSDLLVKISEIDGVERIRFTSPHPLHMDDKFLEIFSQNPKICKSMHMPLQSGNTKVLREMKRGYTKEWFLDRAAKLRAMCPEVSISTDIIVAFPGETDEEFEDTMDVLEKVRFEQIFSFKYSPRPMTKAAEFTNQIPDAVASARLTRLQSRHNEILDEIVAAQKGKIFDVYFEELRANGGVAGRSFNNFLVQVAGSEELLGKTLKVRVNDPKRMVLYGELVG; the protein is encoded by the coding sequence TTGAGCGCAGCGCAAAAAAAGCTCTTTATCCAGACTTTAGGCTGCGCGATGAACGTCCGCGACAGCGAGCACATCATCGCCGAGCTCAAGCAAAAAGAGGACTACGAGCTCACCCAGGACATCTCCGAGGCCGATCTCATCCTCATCAACACCTGCTCGGTGCGCGAAAAGCCCGTGCATAAGCTTTTTAGCGAGGTCGGCGGCTTTGAAAAAGTAAAAAAATCGGGCGCTAAAATCGGCGTTTGCGGCTGCACGGCAAGCCATCTGGGAAGCGAAATTTTTAAACGAGCGCCTTACGTGGATTTCGTACTCGGCGCGCGAAACGTCAGTAAAATTTCAGCCGCGGTTAAGACGCCTAAATTTATCTCCACCGACATAAATCACGACGAGAGCGAGTACGCATTCGGCGAATTTCGCGGCTCGCCGTATAAAAGCCACATAAATATCTCGATCGGCTGCGATAAAAAATGCACCTACTGCATCGTCCCGCACACTAGAGGCGACGAGATCTCGATCCCAGCAAATTTGATCCTGCGCGAAGTAAAAAAAGCGGCTGAGGGCGGAGCGAAGGAAATTTTCTTGCTCGGGCAAAACGTAAACAACTACGGCAAGAGATTTTCAGGCGCGCACGAGAAGATCGATTTTAGCGACCTGCTCGTAAAAATCAGCGAGATAGATGGCGTCGAGCGCATACGATTTACCAGCCCGCATCCGCTCCATATGGACGATAAATTTTTAGAAATCTTTAGTCAAAATCCCAAAATTTGCAAATCCATGCACATGCCACTCCAAAGCGGAAACACCAAAGTCCTGCGCGAGATGAAGCGCGGCTACACAAAAGAGTGGTTTTTGGACCGAGCCGCCAAACTGCGCGCGATGTGCCCGGAGGTTAGCATTTCAACCGACATTATCGTGGCGTTTCCGGGCGAAACGGACGAGGAGTTTGAGGACACGATGGACGTGCTAGAAAAGGTACGCTTTGAGCAAATTTTTAGCTTTAAGTATTCGCCTCGCCCGATGACTAAGGCGGCGGAATTTACCAATCAAATCCCAGACGCCGTCGCAAGCGCTCGCCTAACCCGTCTACAAAGCCGCCATAACGAAATTTTGGACGAAATCGTCGCGGCGCAAAAAGGTAAAATTTTCGACGTATATTTCGAGGAGCTTCGCGCAAACGGCGGCGTCGCCGGCAGAAGCTTTAATAACTTCCTCGTTCAAGTCGCAGGTAGCGAAGAGTTACTAGGCAAGACGCTAAAAGTGCGCGTGAACGACCCAAAGAGAATGGTGCTTTACGGTGAGCTTGTGGGCTAA
- the rho gene encoding transcription termination factor Rho — MENNATQPANSAQESQKNTKKHQNSRTHIPVDGHKIEELRTLSLEELIAIANSVGVENPREFRRQDLIFEILKTQTKQGGFILFTGILEITSEGYGFLRSVDANLSDSSNDAYVSNSQIRKFALRVGDIVTGQVREPKDQEKYYALLKIEALNYMPLIEAKERPLFDNLTPLFPTEKLRLEYDPMKLTGRVLDLFTPLGKGQRGLIVAPPRSGKTELMKELAHGIARNHPESHLMVLLVDERPEEVTDMQRCVKGEVFSSTFDLPAMNHVRVAELVIEKAKRLVEMGKDVIILLDSITRLARAYNTVTPPSGKVLTGGVDANALHKPKRFFGAARNIEHGGSLTIIATALIDTGSRMDEVIFEEFKGTGNSEIVLDRNISDRRIYPAINVLKSGTRKEELLQKPDELQKIWAIRSAIATMDDVEALKFLYAKMLKTKDNKELLSILNE, encoded by the coding sequence ATGGAAAATAACGCGACGCAGCCTGCAAATTCTGCGCAGGAAAGTCAAAAAAACACAAAAAAACACCAAAACTCGCGCACTCACATCCCCGTAGACGGACACAAAATCGAAGAGCTAAGAACTCTTAGCCTAGAGGAGCTCATCGCTATCGCAAACAGCGTAGGCGTCGAGAATCCGCGCGAATTTCGCAGACAAGATTTGATATTTGAGATCCTAAAAACCCAAACAAAACAGGGCGGATTTATACTTTTCACGGGTATTTTAGAGATCACGAGCGAGGGCTACGGCTTTTTGCGCTCGGTAGACGCAAACCTCAGCGACAGCTCAAACGACGCCTACGTCTCAAACTCTCAAATTCGCAAATTTGCCCTGCGCGTGGGCGACATCGTGACGGGTCAAGTACGCGAACCCAAAGATCAGGAAAAGTACTACGCTCTGCTAAAAATCGAAGCGCTAAACTATATGCCGCTAATCGAGGCTAAGGAGCGCCCGCTATTTGACAACCTAACTCCGCTTTTCCCGACGGAAAAACTTCGCCTCGAGTATGATCCGATGAAACTAACGGGCCGCGTGCTCGATCTCTTTACCCCTCTTGGCAAGGGTCAGCGCGGCCTCATCGTCGCCCCTCCAAGAAGCGGTAAAACCGAGCTCATGAAAGAGCTAGCCCACGGCATCGCGCGCAACCACCCCGAGTCGCATCTCATGGTACTGCTCGTGGACGAGCGTCCCGAGGAGGTCACCGATATGCAGCGCTGCGTAAAGGGCGAGGTATTTAGCTCGACGTTTGACCTACCTGCGATGAACCACGTGCGCGTCGCCGAACTCGTCATCGAAAAGGCAAAACGCCTCGTAGAAATGGGCAAGGACGTCATCATCCTGCTTGATAGCATCACCCGCTTAGCGCGCGCGTATAACACCGTAACTCCGCCAAGCGGCAAGGTGCTAACCGGCGGCGTGGACGCAAACGCCCTGCACAAACCGAAGCGCTTTTTCGGCGCGGCGCGAAATATCGAGCATGGCGGCAGCCTCACCATCATCGCCACAGCGCTCATCGACACGGGCTCGCGTATGGACGAGGTGATTTTCGAGGAATTTAAAGGCACGGGCAACAGTGAAATCGTGCTAGATCGCAACATCTCCGATCGCCGAATTTACCCGGCCATCAACGTACTAAAATCAGGCACCAGAAAAGAGGAGCTACTACAAAAACCGGACGAACTGCAAAAGATCTGGGCTATCCGCTCGGCGATCGCGACGATGGACGACGTAGAAGCGCTTAAGTTTTTATACGCCAAGATGCTAAAAACCAAAGACAACAAAGAGCTACTTTCGATACTAAACGAATAG
- a CDS encoding HP0268 family nuclease, with protein sequence MELKLARTQLDAKPKTISLEKIEAAFAKDPQQIFYFDRENSHKQLIALVEFFEEKGLSVYHRTVKYGLDENDYMYEVHIL encoded by the coding sequence ATGGAGCTAAAACTCGCTAGAACGCAACTTGACGCCAAACCAAAAACGATCTCTCTTGAAAAAATCGAAGCGGCATTTGCTAAAGATCCGCAACAAATTTTCTATTTCGACAGAGAAAACAGCCACAAACAACTCATCGCTTTGGTTGAATTTTTCGAGGAAAAAGGCCTTAGCGTCTATCACCGCACCGTAAAATACGGACTCGACGAAAACGACTATATGTACGAGGTGCACATCCTTTGA
- a CDS encoding lysophospholipid acyltransferase family protein gives MWAKFKRSVFINLAPRIIYFFIWIIFLTCKKNFSKTNLTNEPCVVLFWHGRLALMSFAYIHWWRNGQNPQRRAKVMISDHKDGEIIARVISFFGIGAIRGSSSKGAVKALAQSFRELKSGTDVIITPDGPRGPYHSVADGAVVISQKQNAQIQILNYEASKFWQLKSWDKMIIPKPFSKISYTLSPPFTVTDMALEDARELIKKEMEK, from the coding sequence TTGTGGGCTAAATTTAAACGAAGCGTTTTTATAAATTTAGCCCCGCGCATTATCTATTTTTTTATTTGGATTATATTTTTAACCTGCAAAAAGAACTTTTCTAAGACAAATTTGACGAACGAGCCCTGCGTCGTGCTGTTTTGGCACGGCAGGCTAGCGCTAATGAGTTTTGCCTACATACACTGGTGGAGAAACGGCCAAAATCCGCAAAGACGCGCCAAAGTCATGATAAGCGACCACAAAGACGGCGAGATCATAGCGCGCGTGATTTCGTTTTTCGGTATCGGCGCCATCAGAGGCAGTAGCTCAAAAGGCGCGGTAAAGGCTCTCGCGCAAAGCTTTAGAGAGCTAAAAAGCGGCACCGACGTCATCATAACCCCGGACGGCCCGCGCGGCCCGTATCACAGCGTCGCCGACGGTGCAGTCGTCATCTCGCAAAAGCAAAATGCGCAAATACAAATTTTAAACTACGAAGCGAGTAAATTTTGGCAGCTAAAAAGCTGGGATAAAATGATAATCCCAAAGCCTTTTAGCAAGATTTCTTACACGCTCTCGCCGCCTTTTACCGTGACGGACATGGCGCTAGAAGACGCAAGAGAGCTAATAAAAAAGGAGATGGAAAAATGA
- the tilS gene encoding tRNA lysidine(34) synthetase TilS, with the protein MLSAPVLHKLKSGRNLLAFSHGVDSTALFYLLDGAGVKFDLAIVDYNVRAQSKDEVASARDLAAKFNKQIYVKSVQLGESNFEHEARAARYEFFSQICREQGYENLILAHQFDDKFEWFLMQLGRGAGLSELLGMQELEAREDCVIARPLLGVRKCELERFLRERNLKYFTDETNLTDRFKRGFIRAKFSEPFLNEYFSGAKKSFEFLAADALNLTPEISNPAPKIYLVKRGANELRGVDQACKRLGLVLSSAQRNECARCLDNDADCVLSSKVAVGAGANFILVTPYVKPAMEKKFKEACRTLKIPPINRGFLFASGADLSKFKELL; encoded by the coding sequence ATGCTAAGTGCGCCCGTTTTACATAAGCTAAAATCGGGGCGAAATCTGCTTGCTTTTTCTCACGGCGTCGACAGCACGGCTCTTTTTTATCTTCTTGACGGGGCGGGCGTGAAATTTGACCTTGCGATCGTGGACTATAACGTCCGCGCGCAGAGCAAGGACGAAGTCGCTTCGGCACGAGATCTGGCGGCTAAATTTAATAAACAAATTTACGTAAAAAGCGTGCAGCTGGGCGAGTCAAATTTCGAGCACGAGGCTCGTGCGGCTAGATATGAGTTTTTCAGCCAAATTTGCCGCGAGCAGGGATATGAAAATTTGATCTTGGCGCATCAGTTTGACGATAAATTCGAGTGGTTTTTGATGCAGCTTGGGCGCGGCGCAGGGCTTAGCGAACTGCTAGGCATGCAAGAGCTTGAAGCTCGCGAGGACTGCGTGATCGCTCGTCCGCTTTTAGGCGTGCGAAAGTGCGAGCTGGAGCGGTTTTTGCGTGAGCGAAATCTAAAATACTTCACCGACGAGACGAATTTAACGGACCGCTTTAAACGCGGCTTTATTCGCGCGAAATTTAGCGAACCGTTTTTAAACGAGTACTTTAGCGGCGCGAAAAAAAGCTTTGAGTTTTTGGCGGCCGATGCGTTAAATTTAACTCCTGAGATTTCTAACCCTGCGCCTAAAATTTATCTCGTAAAACGCGGCGCAAATGAGCTTCGCGGCGTCGATCAGGCGTGCAAGCGGCTAGGGCTCGTGCTAAGCTCGGCGCAGCGAAACGAATGCGCGCGCTGCCTAGACAACGACGCCGACTGCGTGCTAAGCAGTAAGGTGGCCGTCGGAGCTGGCGCAAATTTTATTCTTGTGACGCCTTACGTTAAGCCAGCGATGGAGAAGAAATTTAAAGAAGCGTGCCGTACCCTAAAAATCCCGCCGATAAACCGCGGATTTTTATTTGCTTCGGGCGCGGATCTATCTAAATTTAAAGAGCTTTTGTAG
- the nusA gene encoding transcription termination factor NusA has product MEKIADIIESIANEKGLEIEDVKERVIRAIINTAKKIYGENYEYDAVIDNATKTLHLYQKITVVEDGDEHLAEDNEHYLGVSEAKKVDSGVEIGDELTYELSTDNLGRTAAQTLHKELEYHIQRLMEEKIFQKYQDMVGHMVFGSVTRVDSEENTFIEIDELRAVMPRKNRIKGEKFKPGDVVKAVIKSVYIDKSMGIKVELSRTSPKFLEALLKAEVPEIKDGLVLIAASARIPGERAKVALVATSPNVDPVGATVGTKGVRINAVTKELNGENIDAIEYSAEPAILITRAMAPAIISSVKIGEDNKAVVSLVTEQKSKAIGKSGINIRLASMLTGHEIELNELGARGEVKDESAKDLKALFGDL; this is encoded by the coding sequence ATGGAAAAAATAGCGGATATCATAGAATCTATCGCAAATGAAAAAGGGCTCGAAATCGAAGACGTAAAAGAGCGCGTCATAAGAGCTATTATCAATACCGCAAAGAAAATTTACGGAGAAAACTACGAATACGACGCGGTTATAGATAATGCGACCAAGACCCTTCATCTGTATCAAAAAATTACCGTCGTAGAGGATGGCGACGAGCACTTAGCCGAGGATAACGAGCATTATCTTGGCGTAAGCGAAGCCAAAAAAGTAGACTCTGGCGTAGAGATCGGCGACGAGCTAACATACGAGCTATCTACCGACAACCTCGGCCGAACCGCCGCGCAGACGCTTCACAAGGAGCTTGAGTATCACATCCAGCGCCTGATGGAGGAAAAAATCTTCCAAAAATATCAAGACATGGTCGGCCACATGGTTTTCGGCTCCGTTACGCGCGTGGATAGCGAGGAAAATACCTTCATAGAAATAGACGAGCTGCGAGCCGTGATGCCGCGCAAAAACCGCATAAAAGGCGAGAAATTTAAGCCGGGCGACGTCGTAAAGGCCGTCATAAAAAGCGTCTATATCGACAAATCTATGGGCATCAAAGTCGAGCTAAGCCGCACGTCGCCAAAATTCCTAGAAGCCCTGCTAAAAGCCGAAGTGCCGGAAATCAAAGACGGACTAGTGCTGATTGCGGCAAGCGCTAGAATCCCGGGCGAACGCGCCAAAGTAGCGCTCGTAGCTACCTCTCCTAACGTCGATCCCGTGGGCGCGACAGTGGGCACCAAAGGCGTGCGCATAAATGCCGTCACAAAGGAGCTAAACGGCGAAAATATTGACGCGATCGAGTATTCGGCCGAGCCTGCGATCCTCATCACGCGAGCGATGGCGCCCGCGATCATCAGCTCCGTTAAAATCGGCGAGGACAACAAAGCCGTCGTGAGTCTAGTGACCGAGCAAAAGAGCAAGGCTATCGGTAAAAGTGGCATAAATATCAGGCTAGCCAGTATGCTAACCGGTCACGAGATCGAACTAAACGAGCTAGGCGCTAGAGGCGAGGTTAAGGACGAAAGTGCGAAGGATCTAAAAGCGCTTTTCGGCGATCTGTAG
- a CDS encoding DNA polymerase III subunit gamma/tau translates to MQALALRYRPRNFSELVGQEAVSTSLTHALDESRLTHAYLFSGLRGSGKTSSARIFSKALVCDHGPTSRPCEQCANCIAANEGRHIDIIEMDAASHRGIDDIKGLIEQTKYAPAIARFKIFIIDEVHMLSTPAFNALLKTLEEPPPYVKFILATTDPLKLPATVLSRTQHFRFRQISRPDVVAHLDFILNRENVPHEKEALEILARSGAGSLRDTLTLLDQAIIYAKGELTQSAVAQMLGLLDPQRIEEILALVMSGDKSAVSAAVAQLESYDAEMVIDEITANLKANFLAQSPKYSLLLYERFFRILSQARSMLSVSSDGGFVLGVMLFMMIEAINLKSIDEMIAVDAREKFADSQARSADFGASRAASNFASGRGDAAKFKASTQTGQISASTGGSNLTGANAAKLASQNGAALEQNLSAKTLAGSANSSTQTHQELGSQTGAAKTPSPAYEAFLAKIYDRSFDLGECFKNCIEFLDFSGGCMSLASSAAGDDQRRLRESSKVILQILRSLFGESAKIKITPKQSLEIGGAEQKDASENLTAKSAANLNDERDSADKFEGDETAPNPESAKFDADDASGNTNQNAQEQEPSNLTGNLFAGGSEEGAATVSEQNLDAEFKSGEQDEQAENLTPQTQADILQTANESAPSAQTNIGSPMGETEPLNLNENAENLTQNSQTQAGLDQPTEPKFAPDFESMRDDTHDFHEAYSLKFKTDDGALAGADLAFLDDELKRLESQNAAKMEQKPSSAAKFNQNHAPQTASFGEPPFDPDDVSEMFGEAADYDASDEFLGQGASESANAKRQNLDTVNLVGDELRSEANFDDSSLSGANLNAQNPTPNLAAKTQADPKAAKNQAVLKEAKRLFGEPSLENLN, encoded by the coding sequence TTGCAAGCATTAGCGCTTAGATATAGACCGCGAAATTTTAGCGAGCTCGTAGGCCAGGAGGCCGTCAGCACCAGCCTCACGCACGCTCTGGACGAGAGCCGCCTCACCCACGCCTACCTTTTTTCGGGACTTCGCGGCAGCGGCAAAACCTCGAGCGCGAGGATATTTTCAAAGGCGCTGGTTTGCGATCACGGTCCGACTAGCCGGCCCTGCGAGCAGTGCGCCAACTGTATCGCCGCAAACGAAGGCCGCCACATCGATATCATCGAGATGGACGCAGCCAGCCACCGCGGCATCGACGATATAAAGGGGCTCATTGAGCAGACCAAGTACGCTCCGGCGATCGCGCGCTTTAAGATTTTTATCATCGACGAGGTGCATATGCTCTCCACGCCCGCGTTTAACGCGCTGCTAAAGACGCTCGAAGAGCCGCCGCCCTACGTCAAATTTATCCTGGCTACGACCGATCCGCTCAAGCTCCCGGCTACGGTGCTATCGCGCACGCAGCATTTTAGATTTCGTCAGATCTCGCGCCCGGACGTCGTCGCGCATCTTGATTTTATCCTAAACCGCGAAAACGTCCCGCACGAAAAAGAGGCCCTCGAGATCCTCGCTCGTAGCGGCGCGGGCTCGCTGCGTGACACTCTCACGTTGCTAGATCAGGCCATCATCTACGCCAAGGGCGAGCTCACGCAAAGCGCCGTCGCGCAGATGCTTGGACTACTTGATCCGCAGCGCATAGAGGAGATCTTGGCGCTCGTTATGAGCGGCGACAAATCGGCCGTAAGCGCGGCGGTAGCGCAGCTGGAGAGCTATGACGCCGAGATGGTGATAGATGAGATAACGGCAAATCTCAAGGCGAATTTTCTCGCGCAAAGCCCGAAATACTCGCTGCTTTTATACGAGAGATTTTTTAGGATCCTCTCGCAGGCGCGCTCGATGCTAAGCGTCAGCAGTGACGGCGGATTTGTGCTTGGAGTGATGCTTTTTATGATGATCGAGGCGATAAATCTAAAATCGATCGACGAGATGATAGCCGTGGACGCAAGGGAAAAATTTGCGGATTCGCAAGCTCGCTCGGCTGATTTTGGCGCTTCCCGTGCGGCGTCAAATTTTGCTAGCGGTCGAGGCGACGCGGCTAAATTTAAGGCTTCTACCCAGACGGGTCAAATTTCAGCCTCTACGGGCGGGTCAAATTTGACGGGTGCAAACGCGGCTAAACTCGCTTCGCAAAACGGCGCGGCTTTGGAGCAAAATTTAAGCGCAAAGACACTGGCCGGATCGGCAAATTCGAGCACTCAGACTCATCAAGAGCTAGGCAGCCAAACCGGCGCCGCTAAAACCCCAAGTCCAGCCTACGAAGCGTTTTTGGCCAAAATTTACGACCGCAGCTTTGATCTTGGCGAGTGCTTTAAAAACTGCATCGAGTTTTTGGACTTTTCAGGCGGCTGCATGAGTCTGGCCTCGAGTGCGGCCGGCGACGATCAGCGGCGGCTTCGCGAGAGCTCAAAGGTGATTTTGCAGATTTTGCGCAGTCTTTTCGGCGAGAGCGCAAAGATAAAGATAACTCCCAAGCAAAGCCTAGAAATAGGGGGCGCAGAGCAAAAGGACGCGTCAGAAAATTTGACGGCAAAAAGCGCTGCAAATTTGAACGATGAGCGCGACAGTGCGGACAAATTTGAGGGCGACGAAACTGCGCCAAACCCTGAGAGTGCCAAATTTGACGCGGACGACGCGTCGGGAAATACAAATCAAAACGCCCAAGAGCAAGAGCCCTCAAATTTGACCGGAAATTTGTTTGCAGGCGGTAGCGAGGAGGGTGCGGCTACAGTCTCGGAGCAAAATTTGGACGCCGAATTTAAAAGCGGCGAGCAGGACGAGCAAGCGGAAAATTTGACTCCGCAAACACAGGCGGATATTTTGCAAACGGCAAACGAATCGGCTCCGAGCGCGCAAACAAATATCGGCTCGCCTATGGGTGAAACCGAGCCCTTAAATTTAAACGAAAATGCGGAAAATTTGACGCAAAACTCGCAAACGCAGGCGGGTTTAGATCAGCCGACAGAGCCTAAATTTGCGCCCGATTTTGAGAGTATGCGCGACGACACGCACGATTTTCATGAGGCGTATTCGCTGAAATTTAAGACCGATGACGGCGCCCTAGCGGGGGCGGATCTGGCCTTTTTAGACGACGAACTAAAGCGGCTAGAAAGCCAAAACGCCGCAAAAATGGAGCAAAAACCAAGCAGCGCCGCTAAATTTAACCAAAATCACGCGCCGCAAACGGCAAGCTTTGGCGAGCCGCCCTTTGATCCGGACGATGTGAGCGAGATGTTTGGCGAGGCGGCGGACTATGACGCGAGCGACGAATTTTTGGGGCAAGGTGCGAGCGAGTCGGCAAACGCCAAAAGGCAAAATTTAGATACGGTAAATTTAGTCGGCGACGAGCTTCGAAGCGAAGCGAATTTTGACGACTCGTCCTTAAGCGGGGCAAATTTGAACGCTCAAAATCCTACGCCAAATTTGGCCGCCAAAACTCAAGCCGATCCCAAAGCCGCAAAAAATCAAGCGGTTTTAAAAGAAGCCAAACGACTGTTTGGAGAGCCGAGTTTGGAGAATTTGAATTAA